The DNA region TGGTCAGTACTTTCTACGCGGTGAAACCGAGCGAATCCAGCGCCTCGGAAAAAGCCGAGATGGCGAAGAGTTTCGCGTTCGAGCCGATGGCGATAGCCATGCCGGGCGGATTCGAACGCCAGAGCATACGCAAAGTGAACAAGGCCTACAAGCACATCGAGGCGTGGATCTCCTCGGTGGGTTCGGGTGTCGCCATGAACGACATCGACGGCGACGGGCTGCCCAACGACCTGTGCGTCACCGACCCGCAGATCGACCAGGTCGTGATCACACCCGCACCGGTGCCCGGACGGCCGAGCCCGTCCTACGCCCCGTTCGTGCTGGACCCGGCGCCGCTGCCCAAGAGCGACACCATGGCCCCGATCGGCTGCGTCCCCGGCGACTTCAACGAGGACGGCGTGATGGACCTCCTCGTCTACTACTGGGGGCGTACCCCGGTCATCTTCCAGGCGAAGAAGGAGGACACCGGGCAGGGCCCGGCGCCGATGACCGCGGACCGCTTCGAGCCCGTCGAGCTCGTCCCGGGTGACGGCGGCGACATCTACACCGGGCCGCTGTGGAACTCCAACGCCGCGGCCGTCGCCGACTTCGACGGCGACGGGCACAACGACATCTACATCGGGAACTACTTCCCCGACAGCCCGGTCCTGGACGACACCGTGGACGGCGGGGTGACGATGAACGACTCGCTGTCACACGCCCAGAACGGCGGCGGAGGCCACTTCTTCCGCTGGACGCCCTCCGGCTACGAACAGGTACAGGACGTCCTGCCCAAGGGCATCGACCGGGGCTGGACACTCGCCGTCTCCGCCACCGACCTGGACGGCGACCAGCGCCCCGAGCTCTACCTCGGGCACGACTTCGGGACCTCCGCGCTCCTCTACAACGAGTCGACGCCCGGGGAGTTCAAGTTCCGCGAGGTCAAGGCCGAGCACACCGCGACCATTCCCAAGTCGAAGGAGATCGGCCGCACCTCCTTCAAGGGCATGGGCATCGACTTCGCCGACCTCGACAACGACGGCATGTACGACGCGTTCGTCTCCAACATCACCACGTCGTTCGGTATCCAGGAGTCGAACTTCGCGTTCATCGCGACGGCCAGGGACAAGGCGGAGCTGCGGGCCCGGTTCCAGGACGGCGTCGCCCCCTACAAGGACGAGAGCGCCCCGCTCAACGTCGCCTGGTCCGGCTGGGGCTGGGACACCAAGATGGGCGACTTCGACAACGACGGCGTCCAGGAGATCACCCAGGCCGTCGGCTTCGTCAAGGGCAAACGCAACCGGTGGCCGCAGCTCCAGGAACTGGCCACCGCCAACGACGAGCTGGTCAAGCACCCCTACTTCTGGCCCCGTGTGGAGCAGGGTGACGACCTCGCCGGCGACCAGCACATGCGCTTCTTCGTGAAGAACAAGGACGGCAAGGCCTACAGCGACCTGTCCCAGCAGCTGGGCATGGCCGTGCCCGTGCCCAGCCGGGGCATCGCCACCGGCGACGCCGACGGCGACGGACGTCTCGACCTGGTCGTGGCCCGCCAGTGGGAGGACCCCGTCTTCTACTGCAACACCAGCCCGGCCACCGGCGGTTTCCTGGGACTGCGCCTCACCGACGAGGCCGGTTCGCCCGTGATCGGCGCGCAGGTCACCGTGACCCTGTCGGACGGCAGCACCCGTCTGGGCCGTGTCGACGGCGGCAGCGGCCACTCCGGCAAACGCAGCCAGGACGTGCACATCGGGCTCGGCCAGGAGGCCGAGGGACCGGTGCAGGCCCACCTGAACTGGCGCGACCGCACCGGACAGGTCCGCAACCAGGACCTCCAGTTGACCCCGGGCTGGCACTCACTCCAGCTCGGCGCCGATGCCAAGGAGAAGTGACGTGTCTGCCGCAACCGCAACACCCGCAGCCGCCGCACCCCGGCACGACGTGAAGGTCGTCACCGCACTCCGCCGGTTCGCGATCTCGATCTCCGTCCTCAACATCCTCGGATACACCGTCCTCGGTTTCGAACAGCCCTGGCTGTGGCCGTTCATCGCCGTCCTCACCGCCTACGTGGTGGAGATCGCGCTGGAGACCGTCAGCGCCCGCGGCGAGAAACGCGCGCCCCGTTACGCGGGCGGCGGCTTCAAAGGCATGGTGGAATTCCTCTTCCCCGCCCACATCACCGGCCTCGCCGTCAACATGCTCACCTACGTCAACGACCGGGTGTGGGTCATGGTCTTCGGCGTCATCGTCGCCGTCGGCACCAAGTGGGTGCTCCGCGCCCCGCTCAAGGGCCGCATGCGGCACTACATGAACCCGTCGAACTTCGGCATCACGGTGATCCTGCTGCTCTTCCCCTGGGCCAGCATCGCCCCGCCCTACCACTTCACGGAGTACCTGCACGGCCCCGCCGACTGGGTGCTGCCCGCGATCATCCTGGTCCTGGGCACCATGCTGAACGCCAAGCTGACCGGCCGTATGTGGCTGATCGCGGCGTGGCTGGCGGGCTTCGCGATCCAGGCCGTCGTCCGCGGTCTCGTCATGGGCACCGCCATCCCCTCGGCCCTCGGCATGATGACCGGGACGGCCTTCATCCTCTTCACGAACTACATGGTCACCGACCCCGGTACCTCACCGTCCAAACGCTCCTCCCAGATCGCTTTCGGCGCCGGCGTCGCGGCGATGTACGGACTGCTGACCGGGCTCGGCATCGCCTACGGCATCTTCTTCGCCACCGCCCTGGTGTGCCTCATCCGCGGCGGCTACCTGTGGGGCCTGCACTTTTTGGCCAGGCAGCGTGAGACACAGACCCGCCAGGAGCAGGCCCGCCAGGAGCAGGCCCGCCGGGCACGGGCGGCCGGGGCCGGCCCCGCCGAACAACTCACCGCGGTCCCCACCCCCACCCCCACCCCCACCCCCGCACCCACCCCCGCACCCACCCCCGCACCGGCCCCCGCACCGGTCTCCGCGTCGGCCGCACCGGTCTCCGCACCGGCCGCACCGGCCGCACGGGCTCCCGCACCCGCCGTCCCAGCTCCCGCACCCGCGGTGCCGGCTGCCGTGCCGGTCGCGGTGTCCTCGGGCAACCGGTGCCAGGACGGCACCTGCTTCCACGGGAAATGCGCCGCCGAGCGGGCGGCGAAGGAGAAGAAGACGGCGGTGCCCGCATGAGCAGGATCGCCATCGTCGGGATCGCCTGCACCTACCCCGACGCCACCACCCCCCGCGAACTGTGGGAGAACGCGGTCGCCGGCCGACGGGCCTTCCGCCGGCTGCCCGACGTCCGGATGCGCCTGGACGACTACTGGAACCCCGACCCCACCGTCCCCGACACCTTCTACGCCCAGAACGCCGCCGTCCTGGAAGGCTGGGAATTCGACCGCGTCGCCCACCGCATCGCCGGCAGCACCTACCGCTCCACCGACCTCACCCACTGGCTCGCCCTGGACACCGCCACCCGGGCCCTGGCGGACGCCGGGTTCCCCGCCGGACAAGGCCTGCCCCGCCCGCGCACCGGCGTCATCGTCGGCAACACCCTGACCGGCGAATTCTCCCGCGCCAACGGCATGCGCCTGCGCTGGCCCTACGTACGCCGGGTACTGGCCGACGCCCTCAAGGACCAGAACTGGGACGACGACCGCCTCGGCACCTTCCTCCAAGGCGTGGAAGAGGCCTACAAGAAACCCTTCCCGCCCGTCGACGAGGACACCCTCGCGGGCGGCCTGTCCAACACCATCGCCGGCCGGATCTGCAACCACTTCGACCTCAACGGCGGCGGCTACACCGTCGACGGCGCGTGCTCCTCCTCCCTGCTGTCGGTCACCACCGCCGCCACCGCCCTGCTGAACGGCGACCTCGACGTCGCCGTCGCCGGCGGCGTCGACCTGTCCATCGACCCCTTCGAGATCATCGGCTTCGCCAAGACCGGCGCACTCGCCAAGAACGACATGCGCCTCTACGACCGCGGCTCCAACGGCTTCTGGCCGGGCGAGGGCTGCGGCATGGTCGTCCTGATGCGCGAACAGGACGCGCTCGCCGCCGAACGCCGCGTCTACGCCTCCGTCGCCGGCTGGGGCATCTCCTCCGACGGACAGGGCGGCATCACCCGCCCCGAGGTCAACGGCTACCAACTCGCCCTGTCCCGCGCCTACGAACGAGCCGGCTTCGACATCCGGACCGTACCCCTCTTCGAGGGCCACGGCACCGGCACCGCGGTCGGCGACGCCACCGAACTGAAAGCCATCATGGGCGCCCGCGCCCATCACGGCCCCCGCCCCCCCACCGCCGCCATCAGCTCCATCAAGGGCATGATCGGCCACACCAAAGCCGCCGCCGGCATCGCCGGACTGATCAAAACGGTGATGGCCCTCGACACGGCGACACTGCCCCCCGCCATCGGCTGCGTGGACCCCCACGAACTCCTCACCGACGACTCGGCCAACCTACGGGTACTGCGCAAGGCCGAGCCCTGGCCCGACAACGCCCCCCTGCGCGCCGGGATCACCGCCATGGGCTTCGGCGGAATCAACACCCACGTCGTCCTCGACAAACCGGCACCCACCACACCCCGGCCCCCCAGCCGCCGCGCCACCCTCCTCGCCAACTCACTCCAGGACGCCGAACTCCTCCTCCTGGACGCCGAGTCACCCCAAGCCCTCACCCAACGCCTCACCCAGATCGCCGACTTCGCCGCCCAGCTCTCCTACGCCCAACTCGGCGACCTGGCCGCGACCCTCCAACGCGAACTACGCGAACTGCCCTACCGGGCAGCCGCCGTCGTCACCTCACCCCAGGACGCCGAACGCCGGCTACGCCAACTGGCCACCACCACCACCGACACCACCCCCACGGCCGGCAGGCCGACCCTTCTCCCCGACGGCCGGACCTTCCTCGGCAAAGCCACCCCGCGGCCCCGCATCGGCTTCCTCTTCCCCGGCCAGGGCTCCGGCACCTCCACCGGCGGCGGCGCCCTCGCCCGCCGCTTCACCGAGGCCGCCGACGTATACACCCACGCCGGGCTGCCCACCACCGGCGACATGGTCGCCACCGACGTGGCACAACCACGGATCGTCACCGGCTCGACAGCCGGACTGCGGGTACTGGACACCCTGGGCATCGAAGCCGGCACCGCCGTCGGCCACAGCCTCGGCGAACTCACCGCCCTGCACTGGGCCGGCGCCCTGGACGCACCCACCCTCCTCGACGCGGCCCGGACCCGCGGCACAGCCATGGCCCAGCACAGCGCCTCCGGCACCATGGCCTCACTGACCGCCACCCCCGAAGAGACCACCGCACTCGCCGAAGGACTGCCCGTCGTCATCTCCGGGTACAACGGCCCCCGCCAGACCGTGGTCGCCGGCACCGCCGAGGACATCGGGACACTCACCCAGCGGGCACAGCAGGCCGGCACCCCCTGCACCCGGCTCGCCGTCTCCCACGCCTTCCACTCACCACTGGTCGCCCCGGCCGCCGACTCCTTCGGCGACTGGCTCACCACAGCACACCTGAACCCGGTACAACGCCGGGTCCTGTCCACCGTCACCGGAACGGAACTCGAACACGACACCGACCTCGCCGCACTGCTGCGGCGGCAGATCACCGACCCGGTGCTCTTCACCCAGGCGGTACGGGCGGCGGCCACCGAAGCGGACCTCTTCATCGAGGTCGGCCCCGGCCACGTCCTCAGCACCCTGGCAACAGCCACCACCGGCGTACCGGCCCTCACCCTGAACACCGACGACGAGTCCCTGCGCAGCCTCCTGCAGACCGTCGGCGCCGCCTACGTACTGGGCGCCCCCCTCATCCACGAACGGCTGTTCAACGACCGGCTGACCCGGCCACTGGAGATCGGCACCGAATTCCGTTTCCTGACCAGCCCCTGCGAACAGGCCCCCCAGATCGACCTGCCCCCCACCGCCCCCACAACGGCCGGCAACGAGGGCACCACCGACACCCCGGGCCCCGCCACCGACGAATCGGCACTCGACGTGCTGCGCACCCTGATCGCCGAACGGGCCGAACTCCCGCCCGAACTCCTCGACGAGAACAGCAGCCTCCTCGACGACCTGCACATGAGCTCGATCACCGTCGGCCAGATCGTCAACCAGACAGCCCTCCGGCTCGGCCTCACCGCCGCCCACCTGCCGACCAACTTCGCCACGGCCACCGTCGCCGAACTCGCCGAAGCCCTCACCACCCTGGCCGAGACCGGAACAGACACAGCCACCCCCCTCGTCACCGGCGCCGCCCCCTGGACCCGCCCCTTCTCCGTCGACCTCGACACACTCCCACTGCCCGCCGCCGCACCCGGCGCGACGACCGGCACCTGGGAACTGTTCACCACCAAGGACCACCCCTTCGCCCACGACGTGCACCACGCCCTGGAGAACACCCCGGTGGGCCCCGGCGTCCTGGTCTGCCTGCCACCCGCCTGCACCCCCGAACAGATCGAGCACGCACTGAACGGGGCACGAGCCGCCCTCACCGGCGAACAGGACCGCCGCTTCGTCCTGGTACAGCACGACCGGGGCGCGGCCGCACTGGCCAAGACCCTGCACCTGGAAGCACCCCACCTGCGGACCACCGTCGTCCACACCCCCGCGGCCGACGGCGCCGCCGCCCGCGTGGCCGCCGAGGTCGCCGCGACCACCCGCTTCAGCGAAGTCCACCTCACCGAGGACGGCACCCGGCGCGTCCCCGTACTCCGCGCCCTGCCCTTCACCCCCGCCCGCACCGACCAGATACTGGACCACCACGACGTCCTCCTCGTCACCGGCGGCGGCAAGGGCATCACCGCCGAGTGCGCCATGGCCGTGGCCCGGGAGACCGGAGCCGCCCTGGCGGTCCTCGGCCGCTCCGACCCCGCCCAGGACAAGGACCTCGCCGCGAACCTCCGGCGCATGACAGACAGCGGGATACGCCTCCACTACACCGCCGCCGACGTCACCGACCCCGCCCGTGTCTCCTCGGCCGTCACCGAACTCACCGAAAAACTCGGCCCCGTCACCGCCGTCCTGCACGGAGCGGGCCGCAACGAACCCGCCTCACTCACCACCCTCGACATGACCGCCGTCCACAACACCTTCGCCCCCAAAGTGGACGGGCTGCACAACATCCTGGACGCCGTCGGCGAGAACAACCTCAAACTCCTCGTCACCTTCGGCAGCATCATCGGCCGCGCGGGACTGCGCGGCGAAGCCCACTACGCCACCGCCAACGAATGGCTGGCCGGCCTCACCCAGGACATCGCCCGCCGCAACCCCGCCCTACGCGCCCTGTGCATGGAATGGTCGGTGTGGTCCGGCGTCGGCATGGGCGAGAAACTCTCCGTCGTCGAGTCACTCTCCCGCGAAGGCATCGCCCCGGTCTCACCCGACCAGGGCATCGACATCCTGCTGCGCCTCATCACCGACCCCGACGCCCCCGTGGTCACGGTGATCAGCGGCCGCACCGAAGGCATCGACACCGTACGCCGCGACCTCCCCCCGATACCCCTGCTGCGCTTCACCGGCGCACCCCTGCTGCGCTACCACGGGGTGGAACTGGTCACCGAGGTCGAACTGAACGCCGGTACGGACCTCTACCTCACCGACCACCTCCTGGACGGCAACCTGCTGATGCCCGCGGTCATCGGCATGGAAGCCATGACCCAGGTCGCCTCCGCGGTCACCGGACGCAGGGACGTACCGGTCATCGAGGACGCCCGCTTCCTGCGGCCCATCGTGGTACCACCCACCGGCACCACCCGGATCAGAGTCGCGGCCACCGTCACCGGCACCGACACCGTGGACGTCGCCGTCCACACACAGGACACCGGCTTCGCCGCCGAACACTTCCGGGCCCGGCTGCTCTACTCCGCCACCGGCATCCCCGACGGCCCCCCCGACCAGACGGACCCGGACGTCCCGCACGCCCCACTCGATCCGGCGGCGGACCTGTACGGCGGCATCCTCTTCCAGGGAGAACGCTTCCGCCGACTGCGCCGCTTCCACCGGGCCGCCGCACGGCACGTCGACGCCGACGTGACGGTCGGCCCACCGGCCGGCTGGTTCGCCGGCTTCCTCCCGGGCACCCTGCTGCTGGCCGACCCCGGCATGCGGGACGCACTGATGCACGGCAACCAGGTATGCGTCCCCGACGCCACCCTCCTGCCGTCCGGCATCGAACGGCTCTACCCGATGGCCGCCGGCACCGACCTCCCGGAAGAAGTCCGCTACTGCGCCACCGAACGCCACCGGGACGGCGACACCTACGTGTACGACATCGCCGTACGCACCCCGAACGGCACCGTCGTCGAACGGTGGGAAGGACTCACCCTGCACGCCGTACGCAAAACGGACGGCTCCGGACCGTGGGTCGCCCCGCTGCTCGGCTCCTACCTGGAACGGACCCTGGAGGAAGTACTCGGCACCCACATCGACGTCGCCGTCGAACCCGACCCGCCCCAGGGCCTGGAATCCACCACCGCACGCCGGGCGGCCACCGCCCGGGCCGTCCAACGGGCCCTGGGCCGCAGCACCACGGTCCGCTACCGGCCCGACGGACGCCCCGAACTCGACGACGGTACCCACGTCTCGGCGGCCCACGGCCCGGGAGTCACCCTCGGCGTCACCGCCACGACGGCCGTGGCCTGCGACATCGAGGCGGTCACCCTCCGGGGCACAGCGCAATGGGAGGGACTGCTCGCCCAACACGCCGAACTGGCCGCCCTGATCGCCAAGGAGACGGGAGAGACCCCGGACACCGCGGCGACCCGGGTGTGGTGTGCCGTCGAATGCCTGAAGAAAGCCGGACTGATGGCCGGAGCACCCCTCACCCTCGCCCCGCAGACCAGACCCGGCTGGGCCGTCCTGCACACCGGCGGGCCACGGATCGCCACCTTCGTCACGACGCTGCGCGGCGTCGCGGACCCGGTGGCCCTCGCCTTCCTGACAGACGCTACGCCCACCCCCGGTGCTCCCGGCACACACGGGCCCCGGCCATGACCGGCGCAGCCGCACACACCAGGCACGGCCCCCACCGCACCCAGGGCCGCCCACCCCCCGCCCGGCCGGCCCGCACACTCCCGGCCGGCCCCGCCCCGCACCCGGCCCGGCACCCCGGACACCCCCCAGCGGGGCGCCCGGGGCCCGGGCCGGCACCCCTCACCCCACCCGTCCCCGACACGCCGGCGCCCGGCAGGGCCGGGACCCGGCCACCGGCAGGGAGGCAGAAATGAGTCCGATCGCCGCTCCGTCCGCGGAACCCGTCGACCTGAACGACCGAGCGCGGCTGCGGAGCACGTTCGCCGCGTTCCCCACCGGGGTCACCGTGGTGACCGCCGGCGGCGACGAACCGCGCGGCATGACAGCCAACTCCTTCACCTCCGTCTCACTCTCACCGCCGCTGGTCCTGGTCTGCGTCACCAAGGACGCCGTCATGCACCGCTGCCTCACCGCCTCGTCCGCCTTCGCGGTGTCGGTACTCGCCACCGGACAGCAGGACGTGGCCCGCCACTTCGCCGACCGCTCCCGCCCCGCCGGCGCCGGCCAGTTCGACGCCGTCGGCCCGCTGCCCGGCAAGGAGACCGACGCACCCCTGATCGCCGGAGCGGCCGCGCACCTGGAATGCCGCAAATGGCGGGTGTACGACGGCGGCGACCACACGATCTTCCTCGGAGAGGTACTCACCGCGACGCACTGGCCGGCCCGCGAGAGCCTGCTGTTCTCCGGCGGCCGCTTCCGCAGCTTCGCACCGGACCCCGGCGAGAGCAGGGCGGCATGAGGACCCACCCGCCCGGCCCACCGGCCCGGGCGCTGCCGGGCCTGCTGAGGAAACTCGCGGTGGACCGCCTCGGCATGATGCGGGACGCGGCCCGGCTGGGCGACGCCGTCCGGGTCTCCATGGGCCCCAAGAAGCTCTACATCTTCAACCGCCCCGACTACGCCAAACACGTCCTGGCCGACAACAGCGCCAACTACCACAAGGGCATCGGCCTCGTACAGGCCCGCCGGGTCCTGGGCGACGGCCTGCTCACCAGCGACGGCGCGGTATGGCGCGAGCAGCGCAGAGCGGTACAGCCCGCGTTCAGACCCGGCCGCATCAACCAGCAGGCCACCGCCGTCGCCGAGGAAGCCGCCGAACTGACCGCCCTGCTGCGCCGCCACGAGGGCGGCGGCCCGGTGGACGTCCTCCAGGAGGTCACCGGCCTCACCCTCGGAGTGCTGGGCCGCACCCTGCTCGACTCCGACCTGAGCGCGCACGACTCCCTCGCACACGCCTTCGAGGAGGTCCAGGACCAGGCCATGCTGGAGATGGTCACCCAGGGCATGGTGCCCAGCTGGCTCCCGCTGCCCCCGCAGGCACGGTTCCGCCGGGCCCGCCGGGAGCTGTACCGGGTCGCGGACCTGCTGGTGGCCGACCGCAGCGCCCGGATGACCGCGGGCGATCCGGGCGACGACGCGCTCTCCCGGATCATCGCGGCGGCCCGGCGCCGCCCCGGGGACCCGGGACAGACCCGCACCCGGCTGCGGGAGGAACTGGTCACCCTCCTGCTCGCCGGCCACGAGACCACGGCGAGCACCCTCGGCTGGACCCTGCACCTGATCGCACGTCACCCCGGCGTCCGCGCCAGGGTCCGCGAGGAGGCCCGCACCGTCCTGGGGGAGCGGGCCCCGGCGGTGGAGGACCTGCACCGGCTGACGTACACGACCATGGTGGTGCAGGAGGCGATGCGCCTGTACCCGCCGGTGTGGGTCCTGCCCCGGGTCGCCCAGCGCCGCGACGAGGTCGGCCGGTACACGGTGTCGGCCAAGGCGGACGTGCTGATCTGCCCGTACATCATGCACCGCAACCCGGACCTGTGGGACGACCCGGAGCGCTTCGACCCCGGGCGCTTCGAACCCGAGCAGGTCGCCGACCGGCCCCGGTACGCGTACATCCCCTTCGGCGCGGGACCACGCTTCTGCGTCGGCAGCAACCTCGGCATGATGGAGGCGGTCTTCGTCACGGCCCTGGTCACCCGGGACCTCGACCTGCGTACCGTCGCCGGCCACCGGGCGGTGGCCGAGCCGATGCTGTCGCTGCGGATGCGCGGCGGGCTGCCGATGACGGTGCATCCGGCGGGCTGAACGGCCCACGACCGAAGCAGGACCGGGAACCCTGCCCGTCCTTCGCTGGGCGGCCGCCGGCACAAGGGTGCCCGCCGGGGTCACGGGCCGGCCCGTCCCCCCGCCCCGCCCGCCACGTCCAGGAGCGCGATGAGTATCGGCGGGTCCAGTATGTCCTGCGGACGCAGGGTGATCTCGGCCGGCCGCGGCAGGGCGTCGGGGTGTACCGTCACCGGGCCGTGCCGCCCGACCGACAGCAGGCCCCGGGCGGGCCGGCCGAACAGCTCGCCCTCGTGGCCGTGGGGCACGGAGTGGAACAGGACGTACCAGGTGCCGCCCGGGGCGTCCTTCAGCACGAAGGCGCCGGGACCGTCGAGAACGGTCCAGCGGGCGGGCCGGCCCTGGCGCACACAGGACGGGAAGAGCCCGACGAAGA from Streptomyces sp. NBC_01754 includes:
- a CDS encoding CRTAC1 family protein, with the protein product MTHPVSWLRKQAPGVIALALMVSTFYAVKPSESSASEKAEMAKSFAFEPMAIAMPGGFERQSIRKVNKAYKHIEAWISSVGSGVAMNDIDGDGLPNDLCVTDPQIDQVVITPAPVPGRPSPSYAPFVLDPAPLPKSDTMAPIGCVPGDFNEDGVMDLLVYYWGRTPVIFQAKKEDTGQGPAPMTADRFEPVELVPGDGGDIYTGPLWNSNAAAVADFDGDGHNDIYIGNYFPDSPVLDDTVDGGVTMNDSLSHAQNGGGGHFFRWTPSGYEQVQDVLPKGIDRGWTLAVSATDLDGDQRPELYLGHDFGTSALLYNESTPGEFKFREVKAEHTATIPKSKEIGRTSFKGMGIDFADLDNDGMYDAFVSNITTSFGIQESNFAFIATARDKAELRARFQDGVAPYKDESAPLNVAWSGWGWDTKMGDFDNDGVQEITQAVGFVKGKRNRWPQLQELATANDELVKHPYFWPRVEQGDDLAGDQHMRFFVKNKDGKAYSDLSQQLGMAVPVPSRGIATGDADGDGRLDLVVARQWEDPVFYCNTSPATGGFLGLRLTDEAGSPVIGAQVTVTLSDGSTRLGRVDGGSGHSGKRSQDVHIGLGQEAEGPVQAHLNWRDRTGQVRNQDLQLTPGWHSLQLGADAKEK
- a CDS encoding enediyne biosynthesis protein; protein product: MSAATATPAAAAPRHDVKVVTALRRFAISISVLNILGYTVLGFEQPWLWPFIAVLTAYVVEIALETVSARGEKRAPRYAGGGFKGMVEFLFPAHITGLAVNMLTYVNDRVWVMVFGVIVAVGTKWVLRAPLKGRMRHYMNPSNFGITVILLLFPWASIAPPYHFTEYLHGPADWVLPAIILVLGTMLNAKLTGRMWLIAAWLAGFAIQAVVRGLVMGTAIPSALGMMTGTAFILFTNYMVTDPGTSPSKRSSQIAFGAGVAAMYGLLTGLGIAYGIFFATALVCLIRGGYLWGLHFLARQRETQTRQEQARQEQARRARAAGAGPAEQLTAVPTPTPTPTPAPTPAPTPAPAPAPVSASAAPVSAPAAPAARAPAPAVPAPAPAVPAAVPVAVSSGNRCQDGTCFHGKCAAERAAKEKKTAVPA
- the sgcE6 gene encoding NADH-dependent FAD reductase SgcE6, coding for MSPIAAPSAEPVDLNDRARLRSTFAAFPTGVTVVTAGGDEPRGMTANSFTSVSLSPPLVLVCVTKDAVMHRCLTASSAFAVSVLATGQQDVARHFADRSRPAGAGQFDAVGPLPGKETDAPLIAGAAAHLECRKWRVYDGGDHTIFLGEVLTATHWPARESLLFSGGRFRSFAPDPGESRAA
- a CDS encoding type I polyketide synthase: MSRIAIVGIACTYPDATTPRELWENAVAGRRAFRRLPDVRMRLDDYWNPDPTVPDTFYAQNAAVLEGWEFDRVAHRIAGSTYRSTDLTHWLALDTATRALADAGFPAGQGLPRPRTGVIVGNTLTGEFSRANGMRLRWPYVRRVLADALKDQNWDDDRLGTFLQGVEEAYKKPFPPVDEDTLAGGLSNTIAGRICNHFDLNGGGYTVDGACSSSLLSVTTAATALLNGDLDVAVAGGVDLSIDPFEIIGFAKTGALAKNDMRLYDRGSNGFWPGEGCGMVVLMREQDALAAERRVYASVAGWGISSDGQGGITRPEVNGYQLALSRAYERAGFDIRTVPLFEGHGTGTAVGDATELKAIMGARAHHGPRPPTAAISSIKGMIGHTKAAAGIAGLIKTVMALDTATLPPAIGCVDPHELLTDDSANLRVLRKAEPWPDNAPLRAGITAMGFGGINTHVVLDKPAPTTPRPPSRRATLLANSLQDAELLLLDAESPQALTQRLTQIADFAAQLSYAQLGDLAATLQRELRELPYRAAAVVTSPQDAERRLRQLATTTTDTTPTAGRPTLLPDGRTFLGKATPRPRIGFLFPGQGSGTSTGGGALARRFTEAADVYTHAGLPTTGDMVATDVAQPRIVTGSTAGLRVLDTLGIEAGTAVGHSLGELTALHWAGALDAPTLLDAARTRGTAMAQHSASGTMASLTATPEETTALAEGLPVVISGYNGPRQTVVAGTAEDIGTLTQRAQQAGTPCTRLAVSHAFHSPLVAPAADSFGDWLTTAHLNPVQRRVLSTVTGTELEHDTDLAALLRRQITDPVLFTQAVRAAATEADLFIEVGPGHVLSTLATATTGVPALTLNTDDESLRSLLQTVGAAYVLGAPLIHERLFNDRLTRPLEIGTEFRFLTSPCEQAPQIDLPPTAPTTAGNEGTTDTPGPATDESALDVLRTLIAERAELPPELLDENSSLLDDLHMSSITVGQIVNQTALRLGLTAAHLPTNFATATVAELAEALTTLAETGTDTATPLVTGAAPWTRPFSVDLDTLPLPAAAPGATTGTWELFTTKDHPFAHDVHHALENTPVGPGVLVCLPPACTPEQIEHALNGARAALTGEQDRRFVLVQHDRGAAALAKTLHLEAPHLRTTVVHTPAADGAAARVAAEVAATTRFSEVHLTEDGTRRVPVLRALPFTPARTDQILDHHDVLLVTGGGKGITAECAMAVARETGAALAVLGRSDPAQDKDLAANLRRMTDSGIRLHYTAADVTDPARVSSAVTELTEKLGPVTAVLHGAGRNEPASLTTLDMTAVHNTFAPKVDGLHNILDAVGENNLKLLVTFGSIIGRAGLRGEAHYATANEWLAGLTQDIARRNPALRALCMEWSVWSGVGMGEKLSVVESLSREGIAPVSPDQGIDILLRLITDPDAPVVTVISGRTEGIDTVRRDLPPIPLLRFTGAPLLRYHGVELVTEVELNAGTDLYLTDHLLDGNLLMPAVIGMEAMTQVASAVTGRRDVPVIEDARFLRPIVVPPTGTTRIRVAATVTGTDTVDVAVHTQDTGFAAEHFRARLLYSATGIPDGPPDQTDPDVPHAPLDPAADLYGGILFQGERFRRLRRFHRAAARHVDADVTVGPPAGWFAGFLPGTLLLADPGMRDALMHGNQVCVPDATLLPSGIERLYPMAAGTDLPEEVRYCATERHRDGDTYVYDIAVRTPNGTVVERWEGLTLHAVRKTDGSGPWVAPLLGSYLERTLEEVLGTHIDVAVEPDPPQGLESTTARRAATARAVQRALGRSTTVRYRPDGRPELDDGTHVSAAHGPGVTLGVTATTAVACDIEAVTLRGTAQWEGLLAQHAELAALIAKETGETPDTAATRVWCAVECLKKAGLMAGAPLTLAPQTRPGWAVLHTGGPRIATFVTTLRGVADPVALAFLTDATPTPGAPGTHGPRP
- a CDS encoding cytochrome P450: MRTHPPGPPARALPGLLRKLAVDRLGMMRDAARLGDAVRVSMGPKKLYIFNRPDYAKHVLADNSANYHKGIGLVQARRVLGDGLLTSDGAVWREQRRAVQPAFRPGRINQQATAVAEEAAELTALLRRHEGGGPVDVLQEVTGLTLGVLGRTLLDSDLSAHDSLAHAFEEVQDQAMLEMVTQGMVPSWLPLPPQARFRRARRELYRVADLLVADRSARMTAGDPGDDALSRIIAAARRRPGDPGQTRTRLREELVTLLLAGHETTASTLGWTLHLIARHPGVRARVREEARTVLGERAPAVEDLHRLTYTTMVVQEAMRLYPPVWVLPRVAQRRDEVGRYTVSAKADVLICPYIMHRNPDLWDDPERFDPGRFEPEQVADRPRYAYIPFGAGPRFCVGSNLGMMEAVFVTALVTRDLDLRTVAGHRAVAEPMLSLRMRGGLPMTVHPAG